Proteins encoded together in one Polaribacter reichenbachii window:
- a CDS encoding inositol oxygenase family protein, translating to MGNLTNKNTSNPMDNIDDWEENLKERYPDPETPIKEKEEFRNYVDSERLETVREFYRINHEFQTYDFVCKKEEEFLKFDKKELSLWEAIDFLNTLVDDSDPDIDLDQFQHLLQTSEAIRADGHPDWFVLTGFIHDMGKVLCLFGEPQWAVVGDTFPVGCKFSDKIVYPEFFAANPDSTNEKYNTKYGVYSPNCGLDHVKMSWGHDEYLYQIMKDYLPEPALYIIRYHSFYSQHREEAYLHLMNEKDIEMFEWVKKFNPYDLYTKAPVKPDAEALRPYYEELVKKYLPNKLNL from the coding sequence ATGGGAAATCTAACCAATAAGAACACTTCTAACCCAATGGATAATATTGATGATTGGGAAGAAAATTTAAAAGAACGTTACCCAGATCCTGAAACACCAATTAAAGAAAAAGAAGAATTTAGAAACTATGTAGATTCTGAAAGATTAGAAACTGTAAGAGAATTTTACAGGATAAATCATGAATTTCAAACTTATGATTTCGTTTGTAAAAAGGAAGAAGAATTTCTAAAGTTTGATAAAAAAGAATTGTCATTATGGGAAGCTATAGATTTTTTAAACACTTTGGTAGATGATAGTGATCCGGACATCGATTTAGATCAGTTTCAACATTTATTACAAACTTCAGAAGCAATAAGAGCAGATGGTCATCCAGATTGGTTTGTTTTAACAGGCTTTATTCATGATATGGGTAAAGTTTTATGTCTGTTTGGCGAACCACAATGGGCAGTTGTTGGAGATACATTTCCTGTAGGTTGTAAATTTTCTGATAAAATAGTGTATCCTGAGTTTTTTGCAGCAAATCCAGATTCTACAAACGAAAAATACAATACTAAGTATGGTGTTTACTCTCCTAATTGCGGACTTGATCATGTAAAAATGAGTTGGGGACATGATGAATATTTGTATCAGATAATGAAAGATTATTTACCAGAACCCGCATTGTATATTATTAGGTATCATTCTTTTTATTCTCAGCATAGAGAAGAAGCGTATTTGCATTTAATGAATGAAAAAGATATTGAAATGTTTGAATGGGTAAAGAAATTTAATCCTTATGATTTATATACAAAAGCACCTGTAAAACCAGATGCAGAAGCTTTGAGACCTTATTATGAAGAACTAGTTAAAAAATATTTACCAAATAAATTAAACCTTTAA
- a CDS encoding sensor histidine kinase, with protein MCPDYLKKTKVVQFIVAIVGLILLFAGLRYVLQEIVLFNFTGIHNYYETSRRPIFYIIDNSYYAIKAILYSTLIYLAIKFMETNDHNKAELNLLKSQISPHFLFNTLNAFYVELIDDKPETAKDIHKLSELLRYVTYDSQKDVVLLKNEIQFLKDYIHFFNKRFESDFSVTFQVTGNLKNQEIPSLILIHFIENLFKHGVVNDKKNPATINIIIHEQFIEVSTRNKILTSDKFMESGIGTQNVKRRLTTLFNTNYKLVYTKETPYFNTYLKMPL; from the coding sequence GTGTGTCCAGACTATTTAAAGAAAACAAAAGTTGTTCAATTTATAGTAGCAATTGTAGGTTTAATCTTGTTATTTGCGGGGTTAAGATATGTTTTACAAGAAATAGTATTATTTAATTTTACAGGTATCCATAATTATTATGAAACGTCTAGAAGACCAATATTTTATATTATAGACAATTCTTACTATGCTATAAAAGCTATTTTATATAGTACACTTATTTATTTAGCAATAAAGTTTATGGAAACAAACGACCATAACAAAGCAGAATTAAATCTCTTAAAATCTCAAATAAGTCCGCATTTTTTATTTAATACGCTTAACGCTTTTTATGTAGAATTAATTGATGATAAGCCAGAAACAGCTAAAGATATTCATAAACTTTCAGAATTATTACGCTATGTCACTTACGATTCTCAAAAAGATGTGGTTTTATTAAAAAATGAAATTCAGTTTCTAAAAGATTATATTCATTTCTTTAACAAACGCTTCGAAAGTGACTTTTCAGTAACCTTTCAAGTTACCGGAAACCTAAAAAACCAGGAAATACCATCGCTCATCCTAATACATTTTATTGAAAACCTATTTAAACACGGCGTTGTAAATGATAAAAAAAATCCTGCAACAATAAATATAATTATACACGAACAATTTATTGAGGTAAGTACAAGAAATAAAATATTAACCTCAGATAAATTTATGGAATCTGGTATAGGCACACAGAATGTAAAACGTAGATTAACTACATTATTTAATACAAACTATAAATTAGTTTATACAAAAGAAACTCCTTATTTTAACACCTATCTAAAAATGCCTTTATGA
- a CDS encoding DUF5694 domain-containing protein, which produces MNTDTILKKILLILSITLMSCNNTPIAEKTTAEYQSTPSDKVEVLLVGTSHWNNYNSKGLDVAQTNQMDILSPRYQSDLLEIVEKIKEFHPDKIFVERTLVYQPKLDSLFNLYSTNDWGKERRNEIYQLGFRLAKELKHERVYGVDYREMEFPYDSLMKSMKQANQIALMESFNNDIKQYETNYNQLIAEQKPLKDILYYLNDPEQRKLDLSWYLNGANKGGDLETTVGSYLASEWIKRNIYIYGLIQKYTEPKDERIMILMGASHIGVLENLISYHPEWKTVELKEIME; this is translated from the coding sequence ATGAATACAGACACTATTCTGAAAAAAATACTTCTTATTTTAAGTATAACCCTTATGTCTTGCAACAATACTCCTATTGCAGAAAAAACAACAGCAGAATACCAAAGTACACCAAGTGATAAAGTGGAAGTGTTGCTTGTAGGCACATCTCATTGGAATAATTATAACTCTAAAGGACTTGATGTTGCACAAACCAATCAGATGGATATTTTGTCACCAAGGTATCAAAGCGATTTACTAGAGATCGTTGAAAAAATAAAAGAGTTTCATCCTGATAAAATTTTTGTTGAAAGAACCTTAGTATATCAACCAAAATTGGACTCTCTTTTTAACCTGTATTCAACTAACGATTGGGGTAAAGAGCGAAGAAATGAAATTTACCAGCTTGGTTTTAGACTCGCTAAAGAATTGAAACACGAACGAGTATATGGTGTTGACTATAGAGAGATGGAGTTTCCGTATGATAGTTTAATGAAATCTATGAAACAGGCGAACCAAATAGCGCTTATGGAAAGTTTTAATAATGATATAAAGCAATATGAAACAAACTATAACCAACTTATAGCTGAACAAAAGCCTCTTAAAGATATTCTTTATTATTTAAATGATCCGGAACAAAGAAAACTAGATTTATCTTGGTATTTGAATGGTGCGAATAAAGGAGGTGATTTGGAGACAACGGTTGGTTCTTATTTAGCTTCTGAATGGATAAAAAGGAATATTTATATCTACGGATTAATTCAAAAATATACCGAACCAAAAGATGAACGCATTATGATTCTTATGGGAGCTAGCCATATAGGGGTTTTAGAAAATTTAATATCGTATCATCCTGAATGGAAAACCGTTGAATTAAAAGAAATTATGGAATAA
- a CDS encoding solute:sodium symporter family transporter, with translation MLFTYLGFFGFTLFVILYTTYKLRKDKFTTTKGYFLAGKSLTGPIIAGSMILTNISTEHLIGMNGSSYKNGIIIIAWEVTSAIALVIAAIFFIPKFIKMGLTTIPEFLERRFDGAIRSIVAFLLMSSFVVTLLPIVLYSGAINIESVFDFSLMFNISKEQSLIYTVLVIGIIGSLYAIFGGLKAVAYSDSLNGIGLMLGGLLIPIIALYQIGEGDMFSGLTTVYNFAPDKFDIIGKPDSVLPFSVLFTGLMINQLYFWGMNQAIIQRAFGAKNLVEAQKGLIYTGVLKLFVPAIIVLPGLIAYYYFQDQYYETPDLIYPLLVKKVLPTYLYGFFAAVILGAVLSTFNSVLNSASTIFCLDIYKKIINKNASDPKLVKFGKISSVVLALISIAVAPMVAYAPEGLYQLLQQLNGIFFIPISSIIIAGIFFKQINTLGAKVGLFFGFVFYILSTFILNIDIHFVHLWGIEFVLNFIIMFLVSHFYPSKEQIKYKEEKSEEKSWSYVKPAGFILVFLTILIYILLS, from the coding sequence ATGTTATTTACTTATTTAGGCTTTTTCGGATTTACTTTATTCGTTATACTTTACACAACTTATAAACTTCGAAAAGATAAGTTTACAACTACAAAAGGTTATTTTTTAGCCGGTAAAAGTTTAACAGGGCCCATTATTGCTGGTTCTATGATATTAACCAATATTTCTACCGAACATTTAATTGGTATGAATGGTAGTTCTTATAAAAACGGAATTATTATAATAGCTTGGGAAGTTACATCAGCAATTGCATTGGTTATTGCTGCTATCTTTTTTATTCCGAAGTTTATTAAAATGGGGTTAACTACAATTCCAGAATTCTTAGAAAGGCGTTTTGATGGTGCTATCAGGTCTATAGTAGCATTTTTATTAATGTCTTCTTTTGTGGTTACCTTACTACCTATAGTATTGTATTCTGGTGCTATTAATATTGAAAGTGTTTTCGATTTTTCTTTAATGTTTAATATTTCTAAAGAACAATCTTTAATATATACAGTTTTAGTAATAGGAATTATTGGTTCTCTTTATGCAATTTTTGGTGGATTAAAAGCTGTAGCATATTCAGATTCTTTAAACGGAATTGGTTTAATGTTAGGTGGTTTATTAATACCTATTATTGCACTTTACCAAATAGGAGAAGGAGATATGTTTAGCGGTTTAACAACTGTTTACAATTTTGCACCAGATAAGTTTGATATTATAGGGAAACCAGATTCTGTGTTGCCTTTTTCGGTATTATTTACCGGTTTAATGATAAACCAGTTGTATTTCTGGGGAATGAATCAAGCAATTATACAAAGAGCTTTTGGAGCAAAAAATTTAGTAGAAGCACAAAAAGGATTAATTTATACCGGAGTTTTAAAGTTATTTGTGCCTGCAATTATTGTATTACCAGGTCTTATAGCTTATTATTACTTTCAAGACCAATATTATGAAACGCCAGATTTAATTTATCCGCTTTTGGTTAAAAAAGTATTACCTACATATTTATATGGCTTTTTTGCTGCAGTTATTTTAGGAGCTGTATTAAGTACATTTAATAGTGTGTTAAATTCTGCAAGTACAATTTTCTGTCTAGATATTTATAAAAAAATAATTAATAAAAACGCTTCAGACCCTAAATTGGTTAAATTTGGTAAAATTTCTTCTGTAGTTTTAGCCTTAATTTCTATTGCTGTAGCACCTATGGTTGCTTATGCACCAGAAGGTTTATATCAATTATTACAACAATTAAATGGTATATTTTTTATACCAATTTCATCTATAATTATTGCTGGTATATTTTTTAAACAAATAAATACTTTAGGCGCTAAAGTGGGTCTTTTCTTTGGTTTTGTATTCTATATTTTATCAACATTTATATTGAATATAGACATCCATTTTGTCCATTTATGGGGAATAGAATTTGTTTTAAACTTTATAATTATGTTTTTAGTTTCTCACTTTTACCCATCAAAAGAACAAATAAAATACAAGGAAGAAAAATCAGAAGAAAAATCTTGGTCTTATGTTAAACCAGCAGGTTTTATACTAGTTTTCTTAACCATCTTAATTTATATTTTACTTTCTTAA
- a CDS encoding SusC/RagA family TonB-linked outer membrane protein, which translates to MKKLKILLIAMSLCFSSISWAQDNISGIVKDVLDNPLPGVNILVKGSSVGSATDFDGNFKIKAKEGDVLMFSYIGYKTLEVTYKGGKTLNVTLKEDSAQLDEIVIIGYGSVKKSDLTGSVNSIGTKTIQQTNKVDAVSALQGQAAGVVIQRTDNKPGSGGFNIRIRGASTINTSDSGGFNPGQNPLFIVDGIFVDDISFLNPADINRMDILKDASATAVYGSRGSNGVVLIETKRGKNGKLRIEYSNYAGFKQAYHMPSLYNGQEYVQFIKDVAVGRQFASGNINYRASDVNLASDNIFDAEELNNVANGVSTDWVDLIVKNGFQSNHTLGLSGGNDKTTYSAGLAYTKDEGNVEGEDYTRYNLRSSLNSDLTNWLNLSISNYITTAIQNQGSLEAFRSAVRLKPIGLPYNDDGSLRFFPTNKETQITNPILDTKNDTRETKFLQFIGDIALKIKPTKGLTITSKFSPNLKYERYGEFRGLLTKSVSGNASNRRAVVQNRNYFSYSWDNIFNYKFEKADHALDITAVMSRFLERSEYYNNQVRNFTTDDFTFYNLGAGLDIRDVSSGFSKQTLESYTGRINYNFLDKYLFTVTGRYDGASILAADNKWAFFPSAAFAWKIIEEDFMHDQQVFSNAKLRLSYGQTGNNGQGGGLAPLSSQSLLGADATNLGDSSVSTAYITGIANKDLSWERTTEVNIGFDYGFLDNKISGSIDLYNRKNTDIIFGKELPSLTGFYSIFENIGESTNQGIEISLNTTNIDNGDLRWTTNFNFASNKNELTKLAKDQDIFFNVGGTSLIHRVGEPIGAIFDYEYAGIWQLDEAAEAATYDQLPGQVKVTDVDGSGDITSADRKVIGQVTPKWTGGFTSTLNYKNFDFSFMINTSQGAKMRSNFHSNYAWGWQEEPNRTFNGYNVNYWTPENQSNDWNQPGNPGPWGHAIQYKDISFTKVGYITLGYQIPSTILDKFKVSKFRIYATVQNPFVFTNYDGWDPENAGRNQYGAAFMSRTFMTGVNLSF; encoded by the coding sequence ATGAAAAAACTTAAAATTTTATTAATAGCTATGTCGCTATGTTTTTCGTCGATTTCTTGGGCACAAGACAATATCTCTGGTATTGTAAAAGATGTCTTAGATAATCCTTTACCTGGTGTAAATATCTTGGTAAAAGGAAGTTCTGTTGGTAGTGCTACAGATTTTGATGGAAACTTCAAGATTAAGGCTAAAGAAGGCGATGTACTTATGTTTTCATACATAGGTTATAAGACTTTAGAGGTAACTTATAAAGGAGGTAAAACTCTTAATGTTACACTAAAAGAAGATTCAGCGCAATTAGATGAGATTGTTATTATTGGTTATGGCTCTGTTAAAAAGAGCGATTTAACAGGATCTGTTAATTCAATTGGTACTAAAACAATACAACAAACCAATAAAGTAGATGCAGTTTCAGCTCTTCAAGGACAAGCTGCGGGTGTGGTAATTCAACGAACAGATAACAAACCAGGTTCAGGTGGTTTTAATATTCGTATTCGTGGTGCAAGTACAATTAACACATCAGATAGTGGAGGTTTTAACCCAGGGCAAAATCCTTTATTTATTGTAGATGGTATTTTTGTTGATGATATTTCTTTCTTAAATCCTGCAGATATTAATAGAATGGATATTCTAAAAGATGCTTCTGCAACAGCTGTTTATGGTTCTAGAGGAAGTAACGGTGTGGTTTTAATTGAAACTAAACGTGGTAAAAATGGAAAATTAAGAATAGAATACAGTAATTATGCAGGATTTAAACAGGCTTACCACATGCCTTCTTTATATAACGGACAAGAATATGTACAATTTATTAAAGATGTAGCGGTTGGTAGACAATTTGCTTCTGGTAATATAAACTATAGAGCAAGTGATGTAAATTTAGCTTCAGACAATATTTTTGATGCAGAAGAATTAAACAATGTAGCTAATGGAGTAAGTACAGATTGGGTAGACTTAATTGTTAAAAATGGTTTTCAATCTAATCATACTTTAGGATTAAGTGGCGGTAACGACAAAACTACATATTCTGCAGGTTTAGCATATACTAAAGACGAAGGAAATGTAGAGGGTGAGGATTATACAAGATATAATCTAAGAAGTAGTTTAAATAGCGATTTAACAAATTGGTTAAATTTAAGTATAAGCAATTATATAACAACTGCTATACAAAATCAAGGTAGTTTAGAAGCTTTTAGAAGTGCTGTTCGTTTAAAACCAATTGGATTACCTTATAATGATGATGGTAGTTTACGTTTTTTTCCAACGAACAAAGAAACTCAAATTACAAATCCAATTTTAGATACAAAAAACGATACTAGAGAAACTAAATTTTTACAATTTATAGGAGATATTGCCTTAAAAATAAAACCTACAAAAGGTTTAACAATAACTTCTAAATTCTCACCAAATTTAAAGTATGAAAGATATGGTGAATTTCGTGGACTATTAACAAAAAGTGTAAGTGGAAATGCTTCTAACAGAAGAGCTGTAGTACAAAACAGAAACTATTTTTCTTATTCTTGGGATAATATTTTTAATTATAAATTTGAAAAAGCGGATCATGCTTTAGATATTACAGCTGTTATGTCTAGATTTTTAGAAAGATCTGAGTACTATAACAATCAAGTAAGAAACTTTACAACAGACGACTTTACATTCTATAATTTAGGAGCTGGTTTAGATATTAGAGATGTATCTAGTGGTTTTTCTAAACAAACTTTAGAATCTTATACGGGTAGAATTAACTATAACTTTTTAGATAAATACCTATTTACAGTAACTGGTAGATATGATGGTGCTTCAATTTTAGCAGCAGATAACAAATGGGCATTTTTCCCTTCAGCTGCATTTGCTTGGAAAATTATCGAAGAAGATTTTATGCATGATCAACAAGTTTTTTCTAATGCTAAGTTAAGACTTAGTTATGGTCAAACAGGTAACAACGGTCAAGGAGGTGGTTTGGCTCCACTTTCTTCACAATCTTTATTAGGTGCTGATGCTACAAATTTAGGAGATTCTTCTGTATCTACAGCATATATTACAGGTATCGCTAATAAAGACCTTTCTTGGGAAAGAACAACTGAGGTAAATATTGGGTTTGACTATGGCTTCTTAGACAATAAAATTAGTGGTTCTATAGATCTTTACAACAGAAAAAATACAGATATAATTTTTGGTAAAGAATTACCTTCTTTAACTGGTTTTTATTCAATTTTTGAAAACATTGGAGAATCTACAAACCAAGGAATAGAAATTTCTTTAAATACTACTAATATTGATAATGGTGATTTAAGATGGACTACAAACTTTAATTTTGCATCTAATAAAAATGAGTTAACAAAACTTGCAAAAGATCAAGATATCTTTTTTAACGTCGGTGGTACAAGTCTAATTCATAGAGTTGGCGAACCTATTGGTGCAATATTTGATTATGAATATGCAGGTATCTGGCAGTTAGATGAAGCTGCTGAGGCTGCAACTTACGATCAACTTCCTGGTCAAGTTAAAGTTACAGATGTAGATGGTAGTGGAGATATTACATCTGCAGATAGAAAAGTTATAGGACAAGTTACACCAAAATGGACAGGTGGTTTTACAAGTACTTTAAACTATAAAAATTTCGATTTTTCTTTTATGATAAATACAAGTCAAGGTGCTAAAATGAGAAGTAATTTTCATAGTAATTACGCTTGGGGCTGGCAAGAAGAACCAAATAGAACTTTTAACGGTTATAATGTAAATTATTGGACACCAGAAAACCAATCTAATGATTGGAATCAACCAGGAAACCCAGGTCCTTGGGGGCATGCAATTCAATATAAAGACATTTCTTTTACTAAAGTTGGTTATATAACTTTAGGTTACCAAATACCATCAACAATTTTAGACAAATTTAAAGTTAGCAAATTTAGAATTTACGCTACAGTTCAAAATCCTTTTGTATTTACAAATTATGATGGATGGGATCCTGAAAATGCAGGAAGAAACCAATACGGAGCAGCATTTATGTCTCGTACTTTTATGACTGGTGTAAACTTAAGCTTCTAA
- a CDS encoding LytR/AlgR family response regulator transcription factor translates to MNTSIKCIIVDDEPPAIRLLKKYVDKIAFLELVATTTNSLEALHIIEKEAIDLVFLDIQMPNLTGIQLSKIVNDKTKIIFTTAYPQFALESYELNAIDYLLKPIEFERFYKAVAKLNVLDKENKNTSTATEEFLFVKTDGKNNFEKIIISEILYIESLKNYVAIHTPNKQIITYNTLKYISDSLPKSNFIQIHKSFIVALKHIEKTSSITVQINGKEVPLGNTYKNSFFHRIGKSKL, encoded by the coding sequence ATGAACACGTCTATAAAATGTATTATAGTAGATGACGAACCACCAGCAATACGTTTGTTAAAGAAGTATGTAGATAAAATTGCATTTTTAGAACTTGTGGCTACAACAACCAATTCTTTAGAGGCATTACATATAATAGAAAAAGAAGCCATAGACTTGGTATTTTTAGACATACAAATGCCAAACCTTACAGGCATACAATTATCTAAAATTGTGAATGATAAAACCAAAATTATCTTTACAACAGCATACCCACAATTTGCGTTAGAAAGTTACGAGCTTAATGCAATAGATTATCTTTTAAAACCGATAGAATTTGAACGTTTTTATAAAGCAGTAGCCAAACTCAATGTTTTAGATAAAGAAAATAAAAACACGAGTACAGCAACAGAAGAGTTTTTGTTTGTAAAAACCGATGGAAAAAACAACTTCGAAAAGATAATAATTTCAGAAATCTTGTATATCGAAAGCTTAAAAAACTATGTTGCAATTCATACACCAAACAAGCAAATTATAACATACAATACTTTAAAATACATTAGTGATAGTTTGCCCAAAAGCAATTTTATACAAATTCATAAATCATTTATTGTAGCACTAAAGCATATAGAAAAAACAAGTTCTATAACTGTACAAATAAATGGAAAAGAGGTACCCTTAGGGAATACTTATAAAAATTCTTTTTTTCATAGAATAGGGAAAAGCAAATTATAA